In Streptomyces durocortorensis, a genomic segment contains:
- a CDS encoding MASE1 domain-containing protein has protein sequence MIRSKKARRRAVYVAQVLGVTGAYYLSGRLGLMRQVVIDGAVVTPLWPPTGIALAALLCLGVRVWPGIALGTLITVADIGDAFTMSRLAIMLGNTLAPLAAYALLRKVGFRSELVRLRDGICLVFLGAFAGMLISATIGSFTLLADGKVPPGRFWLVWSSWWAGDAMGVLVVTPVLLVLRRVRLPRLDDRWLEAAVLAVVVVVAALISTRSSLSMIYLVFPVIIWAALRFQLPGSAPCALVVSVFAIIAGTDSLGPFAGHTLMEIMANLTVLNGCVALTALLLGATVAEHKNIRRETEHAVVELEALVDQLAPLSRPGTGRQYGDGRERPFGGGSHPGR, from the coding sequence GTGATCCGCAGCAAGAAAGCCAGACGTCGGGCCGTGTACGTGGCGCAGGTCCTGGGTGTGACCGGGGCCTACTACCTGTCGGGGCGGCTCGGGCTGATGCGCCAGGTGGTGATCGACGGCGCGGTGGTCACGCCCCTCTGGCCGCCCACCGGTATCGCCCTGGCCGCGCTGCTGTGCCTGGGGGTGCGGGTCTGGCCGGGGATCGCGCTCGGCACGCTGATCACCGTCGCCGACATCGGGGACGCCTTCACCATGAGCCGTCTGGCGATCATGCTCGGCAACACCCTGGCTCCCCTGGCCGCGTACGCCCTGCTACGGAAGGTGGGATTCCGCAGTGAGCTGGTCCGGCTGCGGGACGGTATCTGTCTGGTCTTCCTGGGGGCGTTCGCCGGGATGCTGATCAGCGCCACCATCGGCAGCTTCACGCTGCTGGCCGACGGCAAGGTTCCGCCGGGCCGGTTCTGGCTGGTCTGGTCGTCCTGGTGGGCGGGGGACGCGATGGGGGTCCTGGTGGTCACCCCCGTACTGCTGGTCCTGCGCCGGGTGCGGCTGCCCCGGCTGGACGACCGGTGGCTGGAGGCCGCCGTTCTGGCGGTTGTCGTGGTGGTGGCCGCGCTGATCTCGACTCGCAGCTCGCTGTCCATGATCTACCTGGTGTTCCCGGTGATCATCTGGGCGGCGCTCCGCTTCCAGCTGCCCGGCAGCGCCCCGTGCGCCCTGGTCGTGTCGGTGTTCGCGATCATCGCCGGTACGGACTCCCTGGGACCGTTCGCGGGCCACACCTTGATGGAGATCATGGCCAATCTGACGGTGCTCAACGGATGCGTGGCGCTGACCGCGCTACTGCTCGGGGCGACCGTCGCGGAGCACAAGAACATCCGCCGGGAGACGGAGCACGCGGTCGTGGAGCTGGAGGCCCTGGTCGATCAGCTCGCCCCGCTGTCCAGACCGGGCACGGGGCGGCAGTACGGGGACGGGCGGGAGCGCCCGTTCGGCGGTGGTTCGCACCCGGGGCGCTGA
- a CDS encoding PP2C family protein-serine/threonine phosphatase, with protein MNRRRTPRSVSAEDLLNTLQNLTARARREVEFHQARVELAQALQRDMLPATLPALPGLQSAARYAPARHGLDIGGDWYDGFALADGALGFAVGDVQGHDVEAAAFMGQVRIAMRAIAGTASDPGEVMGRTNDLLLSVDSGLFATCTFLRLDPATWELHSARAGHVPCVWATVDGRSGVTEDPGGMPLGIQPREEYPVTRRTLDSDGAIVLLTDGVVEGPSLLIEDGLDRVRRLVAAHAGASAELLADEVLGAAELTGHEDDAAVLVLRHAAARRGPR; from the coding sequence ATGAACCGGCGTCGGACTCCCCGCTCAGTCAGCGCCGAGGACCTGCTCAACACCTTGCAGAACCTCACTGCCCGCGCTCGGCGGGAGGTGGAATTCCACCAGGCCAGAGTGGAACTCGCGCAGGCCCTTCAGCGAGACATGCTTCCGGCGACCCTGCCCGCGCTCCCCGGCCTCCAGTCGGCGGCCCGCTACGCGCCCGCCCGGCACGGCCTGGACATCGGCGGCGACTGGTACGACGGATTCGCCCTCGCGGACGGCGCCCTCGGGTTCGCCGTCGGCGACGTACAGGGCCATGACGTCGAGGCGGCCGCCTTCATGGGGCAGGTCCGGATCGCGATGCGTGCAATCGCGGGCACGGCGTCCGATCCCGGCGAGGTCATGGGCCGGACCAACGATCTGCTGCTGTCCGTGGACTCCGGGCTCTTCGCGACCTGTACGTTCCTGCGGCTGGACCCCGCGACCTGGGAGCTGCACAGTGCCCGGGCCGGGCACGTGCCCTGCGTGTGGGCCACCGTGGACGGGCGGTCCGGCGTCACGGAGGACCCGGGCGGAATGCCGCTCGGTATCCAGCCCCGGGAGGAGTACCCCGTCACCCGCCGCACCCTCGACTCGGACGGTGCGATCGTGCTGCTCACCGACGGGGTCGTGGAAGGCCCGTCGCTGCTGATCGAGGACGGTCTGGACCGGGTGCGCCGGCTGGTCGCGGCGCACGCGGGGGCCAGCGCGGAGCTGCTGGCCGACGAGGTTCTGGGCGCGGCGGAGCTGACGGGCCACGAGGACGACGCCGCCGTACTGGTCCTGCGGCACGCCGCCGCCCGCCGCGGACCGCGGTGA
- a CDS encoding DinB family protein yields the protein MSLPPRLSPLLEQFDFACERLLGRLAGPLVDSGNGVEIGVAALGDDEYLWEPVPDCWSVRRRHDGPGARATSLTGAGDWGRDWADSPHPFPPPFTTIAWRLSHLSEMLTLRADHTNGTRSLTRAGYRTPGDAAGGLAAFEAGAAAWREALLAADDTALDTVGHSTYPNGSDAEDPFLDIVWWVNQEVLHHGAEIALIRDLYRAQHS from the coding sequence ATGAGCCTTCCACCGCGTCTGTCCCCTCTGCTGGAACAGTTCGACTTCGCCTGCGAGCGGCTCCTCGGCCGGCTGGCCGGCCCTCTCGTGGACAGCGGCAACGGTGTCGAGATCGGCGTCGCCGCGCTCGGCGACGACGAGTATCTCTGGGAACCCGTGCCCGACTGCTGGTCCGTCCGTCGCCGCCACGACGGGCCCGGGGCCCGGGCGACCAGCCTGACGGGAGCCGGGGACTGGGGCCGGGACTGGGCGGACTCGCCGCATCCCTTCCCGCCGCCGTTCACGACCATCGCCTGGCGGCTGAGCCATCTCAGCGAGATGCTGACACTGCGGGCCGACCACACGAACGGCACCCGTTCCCTGACGCGTGCGGGCTACCGCACCCCGGGGGACGCCGCCGGGGGCCTGGCCGCCTTCGAGGCCGGGGCCGCCGCCTGGCGCGAAGCCCTGCTCGCCGCCGACGACACGGCGCTCGACACCGTCGGACACAGCACCTACCCCAACGGCAGCGACGCCGAGGATCCGTTCCTCGACATCGTCTGGTGGGTCAACCAGGAAGTGCTGCACCACGGCGCGGAGATCGCCCTGATCCGCGACCTGTACCGCGCGCAGCACTCCTGA